A stretch of the Argentina anserina chromosome 6, drPotAnse1.1, whole genome shotgun sequence genome encodes the following:
- the LOC126798216 gene encoding uncharacterized protein LOC126798216: protein MASISADLAATLLGLTSRHSARVGAPALFPLSWRPGPSPLRYSSSSLTSSFRQRLVSNPKRASRRFNVAATTATPPQSDSSDVLTQIPPDNRIPATIITGFLGSGKTTLLNHILTADHGKRIAVIENEYGEVDIDGSLVAAKSAGAEDIVMLNNGCLCCTVRGDLVRMISDLVNKKKGRFDHIVIETTGLANPAPIIQTFYAEDQVFNDVKLDGVVTLVDAKHARLHLDEVKPEGVVNEAVEQIAYADRIIVNKTDLVGEPDIASLVQRIRNINGMAQLKRTEFGKVNLDYVLGIGGFDLERIESAIDAEGEKQDHDHDHDHDHHDHDHHHQDHHHHHDEHDHKHEHHDGHHSHDHVHDPGVSSVSIVCEGNLDLEKANMWLGTLLLDRSEDIYRMKGLLSVQGMDERFVFQGVHDIFQGSPDRLWGPDEPRTNKIVFIGKNLDAQELEKGFKGCLL from the exons ATGGCTTCAATATCGGCCGACCTAGCCGCCACCCTTCTCGGGCTAACTTCCCGCCACTCCGCCCGGGTCGGAGCCCCGGCCCTGTTCCCTCTTTCATGGAGACCCGGGCCTTCCCCACTTCGCTACTCATCTTCATCTCTAACCTCCTCTTTCCGCCAGAGACTGGTCTCCAACCCTAAGCGAGCCTCACGAAGGTTCAATGTCGCCGCCACCACTGCCACGCCGCCGCAGAGCGACTCCTCCGACGTCTTGACTCAGATTCCTCCGGATAATCGCATCCCAGCGACGATAATCACCGGATTCTTGGGCTCCGGCAAG ACTACGTTGCTTAACCATATATTAACTGCGGACCACGGGAAGCGAATTGCTGTGATTGAAAATGAG TATGGTGAAGTAGATATTGATGGTTCTTTGGTGGCTGCGAAATCGGCAGGGGCCGAAGATATTGTTATGTTGAATAATGGGTGCCTGTGCTGCACTGTGAGGGGTGATCTTGTGAGGATGATTTCAGACTTGGTTAATAAGAAGAAAGGGAGGTTCGATCATATTGTGATAGAGACTACTG GATTGGCAAATCCAGCACCGATAATACAGACATTTTATGCTGAAGATCAGGTTTTTAACGATGTTAAGTTGGACGGGGTTGTCACGTTAGTTGATGCTAAACATGCTCGACTTCATCTGGATGAAGTCAAGCCGGAAGGAGTTGTTAATGAGGCAGTAGAGCAGATTGCATATGCCGACCGTATCATTGTGAACAAG ACTGATCTTGTTGGTGAGCCAGATATTGCTTCTTTGGTGCAGCGAATAAGG AACATTAATGGCATGGCTCAACTGAAGCGTACAGAGTTTGGAAAAGTTAACCTGGATTATGTACTTGGCATTggaggatttgatttggagag GATAGAGAGTGCTATTGATGCTGAAGGTGAGAAGCAAGATCATGATCATGATCACGATCACGATCACCATGATCATGACCACCATCACCAggatcatcatcaccatcatgaTGAACATGATCACAAACACG AACATCATGATGGCCACCACTCCCATGATCATGTTCATGATCCTGGTGTGTCTTCTGTCAGTATTGTTTGTGAAGGGAACTTGGATCTTGAGAAG GCTAACATGTGGCTGGGCACACTGTTGCTGGACCGGAGTGAGGACATATACCGGATGAAAGGTCTTCTATCTGTTCAGGGTATGGATGAGAGATTTGTCTTCCAG GGAGTTCATGATATATTCCAAGGTTCGCCAGATCGGTTGTGGGGCCCTGATGAGCCAAGGACAAATAAGATTGTTTTCATAGGGAAAAACTTAGATGCACAAGAGTTGGAAAAGGGTTTTAAAGGTTGTTTACTGTGA
- the LOC126799483 gene encoding phosphopantothenoylcysteine decarboxylase subunit VHS3-like, whose amino-acid sequence MEMLSKSNCAADFDSFDYSLLESLVAETAILADKSLLLLFLLVLSSVNKKNVLLDSVTTDQRFLTSDLNKVKEPDAENSDAGEAEGDNDSDNGDEDEDDGNDSEEDSDDDEEDSDDELVATGYGESDDEDEDSDEDEDDNSDEDGDDDDSEDEDDEEQYKLPSQRKK is encoded by the exons ATGGAGATGCTCAGTAAGTCCAATTGTGCTGCTGATTTCGACAGCTTCGATTACTCTCTGCTGGAATCTTTGGTGGCGGAGACTGCTATTCTTGCTGACAAGTCTCTTCTTTTACTATTTCTGCTG GTTTTGTCTTCAGTTAACAAAAAGAATGTACTGCTGGATTCAGTGACAACAGATCAGAG GTTTCTAACTTCTGACCTTAATAAAGTGAAAGAGCCTGATGCTGAAAACAGCGATGCAGGTGAAGCAGAGGGTGACAATGACAGTGACAATGGCGATGAGGACGAAGATGATGGTAATGACTCAGAAGAagatagtgatgatgatgaagaggatTCTGATGATGAGCTTGTGGCTACTGGTTATGGAGAAAGTGATGACGAGGATGAGGACAGTGATGAGGACGAGGATGATAACAGTGATGAGGACGGGGATGATGATGACagtgaagatgaggatgaCGAAGAGCAATACAAGTTGCCTTCACAAAGAAAGAAGTGA
- the LOC126800110 gene encoding uncharacterized protein LOC126800110: protein MPLSPVKDDPHVQGDKCPIDTLNSENPDSPVEVGLKRPRSSRHDVSVMAGLKELQLSSCDQNVELNLFTGEPDVPAMSSMGPDLAAGPEPEPSEDPDGGGGPTLKELLARRRKKTPQEKEAKREYLALLAKWKGTCFSLGQVSSFSVVCLQLVFILFCA from the exons ATGCCCCTATCTCCTGTCAAGGATGACCCTCATGTCCAGGGCGACAAATGCCCGATCGACACCCTGAATTCTGAAAACCCTGATTCCCCTGTCGAGGTTGGCCTGAAGCGCCCCCGTTCGTCTCGACATGATGTCTCTGTCATGGCTGGCCTGAAGGAGCTCCAATTGTCTTCTTGCGACCAGAACGTGGAACTAAACCTTTTCACGGGAGAACCTGATGTCCCCGCGATGTCTTCTATGGGCCCTGATCTCGCAGCCGGCCCGGAGCCGGAGCCCTCTGAAGACCCTGATGGCGGGGGCGGCCCCACGCTGAAGGAGCTCCTCGCAAGGCGCCGCAAGAAGACCCC TCAGGAGAAAGAGGCAAAGCGCGAGTACCTTGCGCTTCTTGCTAAGTGGAAGGGTACGTGTTTTAGCCTTGGTCAGGTCTCTAGTTTTTCCGTAGTTTGTCTTCAACTTGTgttcattttattttgtgcATGA